A DNA window from Cherax quadricarinatus isolate ZL_2023a chromosome 25, ASM3850222v1, whole genome shotgun sequence contains the following coding sequences:
- the LOC128689919 gene encoding serine-rich adhesin for platelets-like produces MIRGKTVTTKQVHRCGVTRNTIRAPTVSISQNTTRAPSVSTSQNTIGAPSVSTSQNTIRAPSVSISQNTIRAPSVSTSQNTTRAPSVSTSQNTIGAPSVSTSQNTTRASSASTSQDTTRVHSITTSLYQHLKTPPKLTASPFLYITTSEDTILALSIHTVPPSAPVIRNLYTSLCPWL; encoded by the exons ATGATCAGAGGGAAAACCGTCACCACGAAGCAGGTTCATCGTTGTGGTGTCACGCGG AACACCATCAGGGCTCCCACCGTCAGTATCTCTCAGAACACCACCAGGGCTCCCAGCGTCAGTACCTCTCAGAACACCATCGGGGCTCCCAGCGTCAGTACCTCTCAGAACACCATCAGGGCTCCCAGCGTCAGTATCTCTCAGAACACCATCAGGGCTCCCAGCGTCAGTACCTCTCAGAACACCACCAGGGCTCCCAGCGTCAGTACCTCTCAGAACACCATCGGGGCTCCCAGCGTCAGTACCTCTCAGAACACCACCAGGGCTTCCAGCGCCAGTACCTCTCAGGACACCACTAGAGTTCACAGCATCACCACTTCTCTATATCAGCACCTCAAGACACCACCAAAGCTCACAGCATCACCATTTCTCTATATTACCACCTCTGAGGACACCATCTTGGCTCTCAGCATCCACACCGTTCCTCCTAGCGCCCCTGTAATCAGGAATCTTTATACCAGTCTGTGTCCCTGGCTGTGA